A single region of the Pseudomonas solani genome encodes:
- the fliF gene encoding flagellar basal-body MS-ring/collar protein FliF: MADAATANVPAPAGEQGEKKPLFGLAFLENLSQMSMLRQIGLLVGLAASVAIGFAVVLWSQQPDYRPLYGSLSGMDANQVMEALNGADIPYKIEPNSGALLVKADDVARARIKLAGAGIAPNDGNVGYEILDQEQGLGTSQFMEATRYRRGLEGELARTVSSLNNVKGARVHLAIPKSSVFVRDERKPSASVLVELYPGRSLEPSQVMAIVNLVATSVPELEKGQVTVVDQKGTLLSDQQELSELSMAGKQYDYTRRMEGLFTQRVHSILQPVLGNGRYKAEVSADVDFSAVESTAEMFNPDQPALRSEQKLNEERQAASGPQGVPGALSNQPPGPATAPQQAAPAAAAPAVAPGQPILDDNGQQIIDQATGKPMLAPYPTDKRDQTTRNFELDRSISYTKQQQGRLRRLSVAVVLDDQVKVNAQGETTHVPWTADEIARFTRLVQDAVGFDASRGDSVSVINTPFVGGGDEVIELPWYEQVWFQMLTSGLKQLFPALLILILVWFVLRPVLNNISGGGKGKDLVGGGRDGDVELGEMGGLSGELSDDRVSLGGPQSILLPSPSEGYDAQLNAIKSLVAEDPGRVALVVKEWINADE, from the coding sequence ATGGCAGACGCGGCAACCGCTAACGTTCCGGCCCCGGCGGGCGAGCAGGGCGAGAAGAAACCCCTCTTCGGCCTGGCATTCCTGGAAAACCTTTCGCAGATGAGCATGCTGCGCCAGATCGGCCTGCTGGTCGGTCTTGCCGCCAGCGTGGCGATCGGTTTTGCCGTGGTGCTCTGGTCGCAGCAGCCGGACTACCGTCCGCTCTACGGCAGCCTGAGCGGTATGGATGCCAACCAGGTGATGGAGGCGCTCAACGGCGCCGACATCCCCTACAAGATCGAACCCAATTCCGGTGCCTTGCTGGTCAAGGCCGACGACGTGGCCCGTGCCCGCATCAAGCTGGCCGGCGCCGGCATCGCGCCCAATGACGGCAACGTCGGCTACGAGATCCTCGACCAGGAGCAAGGCCTGGGCACCAGCCAGTTCATGGAAGCCACCCGCTACCGCCGCGGCCTGGAAGGCGAGCTGGCGCGCACCGTTTCCAGCCTGAACAACGTCAAGGGTGCCCGCGTGCACCTAGCCATCCCGAAAAGCTCGGTGTTCGTCCGTGACGAGCGCAAGCCCAGCGCCTCGGTGCTGGTCGAGCTGTACCCGGGCCGCTCCCTGGAGCCGAGCCAGGTGATGGCCATCGTCAACCTGGTCGCCACCAGCGTGCCGGAACTGGAGAAGGGCCAGGTCACGGTCGTGGACCAGAAGGGCACCTTGCTGTCCGACCAGCAGGAGCTTTCCGAGCTGTCCATGGCGGGCAAGCAGTACGACTACACCCGCCGCATGGAAGGCCTGTTCACCCAGCGCGTGCACAGCATCCTGCAGCCGGTGCTGGGCAATGGCCGCTACAAGGCCGAAGTGTCCGCGGATGTCGACTTCAGCGCGGTTGAGTCCACCGCTGAAATGTTCAACCCGGACCAGCCCGCGCTGCGCAGCGAGCAGAAGCTCAATGAGGAGCGCCAGGCCGCCTCCGGTCCGCAGGGCGTGCCCGGTGCGCTGTCCAACCAGCCCCCGGGCCCGGCCACGGCCCCGCAGCAGGCCGCTCCGGCCGCTGCCGCACCGGCCGTGGCGCCCGGTCAGCCGATCCTCGACGACAACGGCCAGCAGATCATCGACCAGGCCACCGGCAAGCCGATGCTGGCGCCGTACCCGACCGACAAGCGCGACCAGACCACGCGCAACTTCGAGCTGGATCGCTCCATCAGCTATACCAAGCAACAGCAGGGTCGCCTGCGCCGGCTTTCCGTCGCCGTGGTGCTGGACGACCAGGTCAAGGTCAACGCCCAGGGCGAGACCACCCATGTACCCTGGACCGCTGACGAGATCGCTCGCTTCACCCGTCTGGTACAGGACGCCGTGGGCTTCGATGCCAGCCGTGGCGACAGCGTCAGCGTGATCAACACGCCGTTCGTCGGCGGTGGCGACGAGGTGATCGAACTGCCGTGGTACGAGCAGGTCTGGTTCCAGATGCTGACCTCGGGTCTGAAGCAGCTGTTCCCGGCGTTGCTGATCCTGATTCTGGTGTGGTTCGTACTGCGCCCGGTGCTCAACAACATCTCCGGCGGTGGCAAGGGCAAGGACCTGGTCGGCGGCGGTCGCGACGGCGACGTCGAGCTGGGCGAAATGGGTGGGCTGTCCGGCGAGCTGTCCGATGATCGGGTGAGCCTCGGCGGGCCGCAAAGCATCCTGCTGCCGAGCCCGAGCGAGGGGTATGATGCACAACTGAACGCGATCAAAAGCCTGGTAGCCGAAGACCCGGGTCGCGTGGCCCTGGTAGTCAAAGAGTGGATCAACGCCGATGAGTGA
- the fliG gene encoding flagellar motor switch protein FliG encodes MSDNRAPKLTKVDKAAILLLSLGETDAAQVLRHMGPKEVQKVGVAMAQMRNVHREQVEQVMGEFVEIVGDQTSLGVGADGYIRKMLTQALGEDKANNLIDRILLGGSTSGLDSLKWMEPRAVADVIRYEHPQIQAIVVAYLDPDQAGEVLSHFDHKVRLDIILRVSSLNTVQPSALKELNLILEKQFAGNSSSTRTTMGGVKRAADIMNFLDSSVEGQLMDSIREVDEDLSGQIEDLMFVFDNLADVDDRGIQALMREVSSDVLVLALKGSDEAIKEKVFKNMSKRAAELLRDDLEAKGPVRVSDVETAQKEILTIARRMAEAGEIVLGGKGGEEMI; translated from the coding sequence ATGAGTGATAACCGCGCTCCCAAGCTGACCAAGGTGGACAAGGCCGCCATCCTCCTGCTTTCCCTCGGCGAGACCGATGCCGCGCAAGTGCTGCGCCACATGGGCCCGAAGGAAGTGCAGAAGGTCGGCGTGGCGATGGCGCAGATGCGCAACGTGCACCGCGAGCAGGTCGAGCAGGTGATGGGCGAGTTCGTCGAGATCGTCGGCGACCAGACCAGCCTGGGCGTCGGTGCCGACGGCTACATCCGCAAGATGCTCACCCAGGCCCTGGGCGAGGACAAGGCCAACAACCTGATCGACCGTATTCTCCTGGGCGGCAGCACCAGCGGCCTGGACAGCCTGAAGTGGATGGAGCCGCGCGCCGTGGCCGACGTCATCCGCTACGAGCACCCGCAGATCCAGGCCATCGTGGTCGCCTACCTCGACCCCGACCAGGCCGGCGAGGTGCTCAGCCACTTCGACCACAAGGTGCGCCTGGACATCATCCTGCGCGTGTCCTCGCTGAACACCGTGCAACCTTCCGCGCTCAAGGAACTCAACCTGATCCTCGAGAAGCAGTTCGCCGGCAACTCCAGCTCCACCCGCACCACCATGGGCGGCGTGAAGCGCGCGGCGGACATCATGAACTTCCTCGACAGCTCGGTGGAGGGCCAGCTCATGGACTCCATCCGCGAGGTGGACGAGGACCTGTCCGGCCAGATCGAAGACCTGATGTTCGTCTTCGACAACCTGGCGGACGTCGACGACCGCGGCATCCAGGCGCTGATGCGCGAGGTGTCGTCCGATGTGCTGGTGCTGGCCCTCAAGGGCTCGGACGAAGCGATCAAGGAGAAGGTCTTCAAGAACATGTCCAAGCGCGCCGCCGAACTGCTGCGCGACGACCTCGAAGCCAAGGGCCCGGTCCGCGTCAGCGACGTGGAGACCGCGCAGAAGGAAATCCTCACCATCGCCCGCCGCATGGCCGAAGCCGGAGAAATCGTGCTCGGTGGCAAGGGCGGCGAAGAAATGATCTGA
- the fliH gene encoding flagellar assembly protein FliH, translated as MATKEAQSELIRAKDVNAFDRWSLPSFDPEGPAVVAEEPDEPAQQPDAPAMAEAAPATEAPQAVEDVEPEAVKPLTLDELEAIRQDAYNEGFATGEKDGFHAGQIKARQEAEVATNARLESLESLMGQLMAPIAEQDQQLEEAMVHLVGLITRQVIQRELAMDSTQIRQILREALKLLPMGASNLRIHINPQDFELVKALRERHEETWRILEDETLLPGGCRIETEHSRIDASIETRMTQALKQLFDQQREQKVHTPPADIALDLSPPEPPHAS; from the coding sequence ATGGCTACCAAGGAAGCACAGAGCGAGCTGATTCGCGCCAAGGATGTGAACGCCTTCGATCGCTGGTCCCTGCCCAGCTTCGATCCCGAAGGCCCTGCCGTGGTCGCCGAGGAGCCGGACGAGCCCGCCCAGCAGCCGGACGCGCCGGCGATGGCCGAGGCCGCGCCGGCCACGGAAGCCCCGCAGGCCGTCGAGGATGTCGAGCCGGAGGCCGTCAAGCCGCTGACGCTCGATGAGCTGGAAGCGATCCGCCAGGACGCCTACAACGAAGGCTTCGCCACCGGCGAGAAGGACGGCTTCCATGCCGGCCAGATCAAGGCGCGCCAGGAGGCCGAGGTGGCCACCAATGCGCGCCTGGAGTCCCTGGAAAGCCTCATGGGCCAGCTCATGGCGCCCATCGCCGAGCAGGACCAGCAACTGGAAGAAGCCATGGTGCACCTGGTCGGGCTGATCACCCGGCAGGTCATCCAGCGCGAGCTGGCGATGGACTCCACCCAGATCCGCCAGATCCTCCGCGAAGCGCTCAAGCTGCTGCCCATGGGCGCCAGCAACCTGCGCATCCACATCAACCCGCAGGACTTCGAGTTGGTGAAGGCCTTGCGCGAACGCCACGAAGAAACCTGGCGCATCCTCGAAGACGAGACCCTGCTGCCCGGCGGTTGCCGCATCGAAACCGAACACAGCCGCATCGACGCCAGCATCGAGACGCGCATGACCCAGGCGCTGAAGCAGCTTTTCGACCAGCAGCGCGAACAGAAGGTGCACACGCCACCGGCCGATATCGCCCTCGACCTGAGCCCGCCGGAACCGCCCCATGCGTCTTGA
- the fliI gene encoding flagellar protein export ATPase FliI has translation MRLERTSFAKRLGGYADAVQLPTQPVVEGRLLRMVGLTLEAEGLRAAIGSRCLVINDDSYHPVQVEGEVMGFSGNKIYLMPVGSLAGIAPGARVVPLPDTGRLPMGMSMLGRVLDGAGRALDGKGGMKAEDWVAMDGPVINPLNRDPISVPLDVGIRSINGLLTVGRGQRLGLFAGTGVGKSVLLGMMTRFTEAEIIVVGLIGERGREVKEFIEHILGEEGIKRSVVVASPADDAPLMRLRAAMYCTRIAEYFRDKGKNVLLLMDSLTRFAQAQREIALAIGEPPATKGYPPSVFAKLPKLVERAGNGEKGGGSITAFYTVLSEGDDQQDPIADAARGVLDGHFVLSRRLAEEGHYPAIDIEASISRVMPQVVSPEHMKMAQRFKQLWSRYQQTRDLISVGAYVAGGDADTDLAIARQPAMAKYLHQGLNESEPLAQSVERLAAVLNTGSAG, from the coding sequence ATGCGTCTTGAGCGGACCAGTTTCGCCAAGCGCCTCGGCGGCTACGCCGATGCCGTGCAACTGCCCACCCAGCCCGTGGTGGAAGGGCGCCTGCTGCGCATGGTCGGCCTTACCCTGGAAGCCGAAGGCCTGCGCGCCGCCATTGGCAGCCGTTGCCTGGTGATCAACGACGACAGCTACCACCCGGTGCAGGTGGAAGGCGAAGTCATGGGGTTCTCCGGCAACAAGATCTACCTGATGCCGGTGGGCAGCCTCGCCGGCATCGCTCCCGGCGCCCGCGTGGTGCCGCTGCCCGATACCGGCCGCCTGCCCATGGGCATGTCCATGCTCGGGCGGGTACTCGACGGCGCCGGCCGTGCCCTGGACGGCAAGGGCGGAATGAAGGCCGAAGACTGGGTGGCGATGGACGGCCCGGTGATCAACCCGCTCAACCGTGACCCCATTTCCGTGCCGCTGGACGTCGGCATCCGCTCCATCAACGGCCTGCTTACCGTCGGCCGTGGCCAGCGCCTTGGCCTGTTCGCCGGCACCGGCGTGGGCAAGAGTGTGCTGTTGGGCATGATGACCCGCTTCACCGAGGCGGAAATCATCGTCGTCGGGCTGATCGGCGAGCGGGGCCGCGAGGTCAAGGAATTCATCGAACACATCCTCGGCGAAGAGGGCATCAAGCGCTCCGTGGTGGTCGCCTCGCCCGCGGACGACGCGCCGCTGATGCGCCTGCGTGCCGCCATGTATTGCACGCGCATCGCCGAATACTTCCGCGACAAGGGCAAGAACGTCCTGCTGCTGATGGATTCGCTGACCCGTTTCGCCCAGGCCCAGCGCGAGATCGCCCTGGCCATCGGCGAACCGCCGGCCACCAAGGGCTACCCGCCCTCGGTGTTCGCCAAGCTGCCCAAGCTGGTGGAGCGGGCCGGTAACGGCGAGAAGGGCGGCGGCTCGATCACCGCCTTCTACACCGTGCTTTCCGAGGGTGACGACCAACAGGACCCCATCGCCGACGCCGCGCGGGGTGTGCTCGATGGTCACTTCGTGCTGTCACGGCGCCTGGCGGAAGAGGGCCACTACCCGGCGATCGATATCGAGGCGTCCATCAGCCGGGTCATGCCCCAGGTGGTCAGCCCCGAGCACATGAAGATGGCCCAGCGCTTCAAGCAGCTGTGGTCGCGCTACCAGCAGACCCGCGACCTGATCAGCGTCGGCGCCTATGTCGCCGGCGGCGATGCCGACACCGACCTGGCCATCGCCCGGCAACCGGCCATGGCCAAATACCTTCACCAGGGGCTCAACGAAAGCGAGCCGCTGGCACAGAGCGTCGAGCGCCTCGCCGCGGTGCTGAACACCGGCAGCGCGGGTTGA
- the fliJ gene encoding flagellar export protein FliJ, whose protein sequence is MARDRAARLAPVVDMAQKAERDAARLVGHCQGLLGQAEGKLGDLERFRSDYQQQWITQGSQGVSGQWLTNYQRFLSQLETAVAQQTQSVAWHRDNLAKAREAWQQRYARLEGLKKLVQRYIDEARAIQDKREQKLLDELSQRLIGREER, encoded by the coding sequence ATGGCCCGTGACCGCGCCGCGCGCCTTGCTCCCGTCGTGGACATGGCGCAGAAAGCCGAACGCGATGCCGCCCGCCTGGTCGGGCATTGCCAGGGGTTGCTGGGCCAGGCCGAGGGCAAGCTCGGTGACCTCGAACGCTTCCGCTCCGATTACCAGCAGCAGTGGATCACCCAGGGCAGCCAGGGTGTGTCCGGCCAGTGGCTGACCAACTACCAGCGCTTTCTTTCGCAATTGGAAACGGCCGTCGCCCAGCAGACCCAGAGCGTGGCCTGGCATCGCGACAACCTGGCCAAGGCGCGGGAGGCCTGGCAGCAGCGCTACGCGCGGCTGGAGGGCCTGAAGAAGCTGGTGCAGCGCTACATCGACGAGGCGCGTGCAATCCAGGACAAGCGCGAGCAGAAACTCCTCGATGAACTCTCGCAACGCCTCATCGGGCGCGAGGAACGCTAA
- a CDS encoding STAS domain-containing protein, producing the protein MAITSLPSSDGQELTIVIQGRFDFGAHQEFRDAYERVSINPKRYVVDLKGTTYLDSSALGMLLLLRDHAGGDSAQIRLVNCNPDVRKILAISNFEQLFQIA; encoded by the coding sequence ATGGCCATCACCTCGCTGCCTTCGAGCGACGGGCAAGAGCTGACCATCGTCATCCAGGGACGTTTCGATTTCGGGGCTCACCAGGAATTTCGCGACGCCTACGAGCGCGTGAGCATCAACCCCAAGCGCTACGTGGTCGACCTCAAGGGCACCACCTACCTCGACAGCTCCGCCCTGGGCATGCTGCTGTTGCTGCGTGACCACGCCGGTGGCGACAGCGCGCAGATCCGCCTGGTCAACTGCAACCCCGACGTGCGCAAGATTCTCGCCATCTCCAACTTCGAACAGCTGTTCCAGATTGCCTGA
- a CDS encoding ATP-binding SpoIIE family protein phosphatase: protein MSARLSILIAEDNAADRMLLSTIVNRQGHRALTAANGLEAVALFQQEQPDMVLMDALMPVMDGFEAARRIKQLAGEELVPIIFLTSLTENEALVRCLEAGGDDFLAKPYNRVILEAKIKAMDRLRRLQETVLHQRDLIAKHNEHLLTEQRVAKAVFDKVAHSGCLNASNIRYLQSPYALFNGDLLLAAYKPSGGMHVLLGDFTGHGLPAAIGAMPLAEVFYGMTAKGYAMADILREMNAKLKRILPVGVFCCATLLNLSFQRRVLEVWNGGLPDGYLCRADGGPVVPLVSRHLPLGVLEPAQFDDKYEVYPIDVGDRVFLWSDGVLETCNEAGELFGDERLRRVFASNTAPEQLFDEIQRTLAAFRGEAQDDVSMIEVTLVEDLEQRPQLAFTDSGQLSPLDWSASFEFRAQTLKRFNPLPFLLQLLLEVQGLRDQGGALYTVLAELYSNALEHGVLGLDSALKRDARGFAEYYRERATRLAGLEHGHVRIHLELLPVGEEGGRLLVRVEDSGKGFDARAVLERDIDTSSLSGRGLTLVRQLAARCDLPEDGRGIRVEFVWPRPS from the coding sequence ATGTCGGCCCGCCTGTCCATCCTCATCGCCGAGGACAACGCGGCCGACCGCATGCTGCTTTCCACCATCGTCAACCGCCAGGGCCACCGTGCCCTGACGGCCGCCAATGGCCTGGAAGCCGTCGCGCTGTTCCAGCAGGAGCAGCCCGACATGGTGCTCATGGACGCGCTGATGCCGGTCATGGATGGCTTCGAGGCGGCACGGCGGATCAAGCAGCTGGCGGGCGAGGAGCTGGTGCCGATCATCTTCCTCACCTCGCTCACCGAGAACGAAGCGCTGGTGCGCTGCCTGGAGGCCGGCGGCGACGACTTCCTCGCCAAGCCCTATAACCGCGTCATCCTCGAAGCCAAGATCAAGGCCATGGACCGCCTGCGCCGCCTGCAGGAGACCGTCCTGCACCAGCGCGACCTGATCGCCAAGCACAACGAGCACCTGCTCACCGAGCAGCGCGTGGCCAAGGCGGTGTTCGACAAGGTGGCCCACTCCGGCTGCCTCAATGCCTCCAATATCCGCTACCTGCAGTCGCCCTATGCGCTGTTCAACGGCGACCTGCTGCTGGCCGCCTACAAACCTTCCGGTGGCATGCATGTGCTGCTGGGCGACTTCACCGGCCACGGCCTGCCGGCGGCCATCGGGGCCATGCCCCTGGCCGAAGTCTTCTACGGGATGACCGCCAAGGGCTACGCCATGGCCGACATCCTCCGCGAGATGAATGCCAAGCTGAAGCGCATCCTGCCGGTGGGCGTGTTCTGTTGCGCGACCCTGCTCAACCTCAGCTTCCAGCGGCGTGTGCTGGAGGTGTGGAACGGCGGCTTGCCCGACGGCTACTTGTGCCGCGCCGATGGCGGCCCGGTGGTGCCGCTGGTATCGCGGCACCTGCCGCTCGGGGTGCTGGAGCCGGCCCAGTTCGATGACAAGTACGAGGTCTACCCGATTGATGTCGGCGACCGCGTGTTCCTCTGGTCCGATGGCGTGCTGGAAACCTGCAACGAGGCCGGCGAGCTGTTCGGTGACGAGCGCCTGCGGCGTGTCTTCGCCAGCAATACCGCGCCGGAGCAGTTGTTCGACGAGATCCAGCGCACCCTGGCCGCCTTCCGGGGCGAAGCCCAGGACGACGTCAGCATGATCGAGGTGACCCTGGTCGAGGACCTCGAACAGCGCCCGCAGCTGGCGTTCACCGACAGCGGCCAGCTGAGCCCGCTGGACTGGTCGGCCAGCTTCGAATTCCGCGCCCAGACCCTCAAGCGCTTCAATCCCTTGCCCTTCCTCCTGCAGCTGTTGCTGGAGGTGCAGGGCCTGCGCGACCAGGGCGGGGCGCTCTACACCGTACTCGCCGAGCTTTACTCCAACGCCCTGGAGCACGGTGTGCTGGGCCTGGACTCCGCGCTCAAGCGCGATGCCCGTGGCTTTGCCGAGTACTACCGCGAGCGCGCCACGCGCCTGGCCGGGCTCGAGCACGGCCATGTGCGCATCCACCTCGAGCTGTTGCCGGTGGGCGAGGAGGGCGGGCGCCTGCTGGTGCGGGTCGAGGACAGCGGCAAGGGCTTCGATGCCCGGGCGGTGCTGGAGCGGGATATCGATACGTCGAGCCTGAGCGGACGTGGCCTGACGCTGGTCAGACAACTTGCCGCGCGCTGCGACTTGCCGGAGGATGGCAGGGGCATCCGCGTGGAGTTCGTCTGGCCACGCCCATCCTGA
- a CDS encoding Hpt domain-containing protein: MSDLHIDNGVLAALQEVMEDEYPVLLDTFLVDSEERVRLLHQACDQQDAQALRLAAHSFKGSCSNMGAPLLATLCKQLEESARRERLEDAPDLVERIEREFAIVRILFRSERQRHSF, from the coding sequence TTGTCCGATCTGCATATCGACAATGGCGTACTGGCCGCTTTGCAGGAAGTCATGGAAGACGAGTACCCGGTGTTGCTGGACACCTTCCTGGTCGACTCGGAGGAGCGTGTACGCCTGCTCCACCAGGCCTGCGACCAGCAGGACGCCCAGGCATTGCGCCTCGCCGCGCACAGCTTCAAGGGCAGCTGCAGCAACATGGGCGCGCCCTTGCTGGCGACCCTGTGCAAGCAGTTGGAGGAAAGCGCCCGACGCGAGCGCCTGGAAGACGCGCCGGACCTGGTCGAACGCATCGAGCGGGAGTTCGCCATCGTGCGCATCCTGTTCCGCTCCGAGCGCCAGCGTCACAGCTTCTGA
- a CDS encoding flagellar hook-length control protein FliK has protein sequence MPVAPDILLQANPGVKTKVQAAKTQVKTPEPVKNAAPSFAQVYAKEQQAKPVERNEPAAKPARDKPDDTRKADDSADRPANDNTGKPSTVADSGNGLPADRDSGKGSGSGGDTPDDSVAASDGTQPEDPVIDPLLLMAMSGQIAPPVVEPPAPEVTLPTGLPSVAPATQGTATLEVDAQADPLQGFAGMQIGLQTEGEGDQVQVATTTTVTTQNSANAGQNFASALAAFGDKTAEPEEVPVDVELPVAELSEQLTQGLGESKSEIRSEVLDSRLNAIGQTISQQSALAQRTPALVPGQPVAMNQGGWSEAVVDRVMWLSSQNLKSAEIQLDPQDLGRLEVRINMGQDQTQVTFASPNAGVREALEGQMHRLRDMFSQQGMNQLDVNVSDQSLNRGWQGQQSNEGGSGRGNGGGSHLGGGGDEEIAVGISEIRSPTATGGRGLVDYYA, from the coding sequence ATGCCCGTTGCCCCCGATATTCTTCTGCAGGCGAACCCTGGCGTGAAGACGAAAGTGCAGGCGGCAAAAACCCAGGTCAAGACACCGGAACCCGTCAAGAACGCGGCTCCCAGCTTTGCCCAGGTGTATGCGAAGGAGCAGCAGGCCAAGCCTGTAGAACGAAACGAGCCGGCGGCCAAGCCTGCCCGTGACAAGCCCGATGACACCCGCAAGGCGGACGACTCGGCGGACAGGCCGGCCAATGACAACACCGGCAAGCCGTCGACGGTTGCCGATAGCGGCAACGGCTTGCCGGCCGACCGCGACAGCGGGAAGGGCAGCGGCAGTGGTGGCGATACCCCTGACGACAGTGTGGCCGCCAGCGACGGCACCCAGCCCGAAGACCCGGTCATCGATCCGTTGCTGCTGATGGCCATGAGCGGCCAGATCGCGCCGCCGGTGGTCGAGCCGCCTGCGCCGGAAGTCACCTTGCCGACCGGCTTGCCCAGTGTCGCGCCTGCTACCCAGGGCACCGCCACGCTGGAGGTCGATGCCCAGGCAGATCCGCTGCAAGGCTTCGCCGGCATGCAGATCGGCCTGCAAACCGAGGGTGAGGGCGACCAGGTGCAGGTGGCGACCACCACCACCGTCACCACGCAGAATTCGGCCAATGCCGGGCAGAACTTCGCCAGCGCCCTGGCCGCCTTCGGCGACAAGACGGCGGAACCGGAAGAAGTCCCGGTGGATGTCGAACTTCCAGTGGCGGAACTCTCCGAGCAGCTCACCCAGGGCCTGGGCGAGAGCAAGTCGGAAATCCGCAGCGAAGTCCTTGATAGCCGCCTGAATGCCATCGGCCAGACCATCAGCCAGCAGTCGGCCCTGGCCCAGCGCACGCCGGCCCTGGTTCCCGGCCAGCCGGTGGCGATGAACCAGGGCGGCTGGAGCGAAGCGGTGGTCGATCGGGTCATGTGGCTGTCCAGCCAGAACCTCAAGTCGGCCGAGATCCAGCTCGACCCGCAAGACCTGGGGCGCCTGGAAGTGCGCATCAACATGGGCCAGGACCAGACCCAGGTGACCTTCGCCAGCCCCAACGCCGGGGTGCGCGAGGCGCTGGAAGGGCAGATGCACCGCCTGCGCGACATGTTCTCCCAGCAGGGCATGAACCAGCTGGATGTGAACGTCTCCGACCAGTCCCTGAACCGTGGCTGGCAGGGCCAGCAGAGCAATGAGGGCGGCAGCGGCCGAGGCAATGGCGGCGGCTCGCACCTGGGCGGTGGCGGCGACGAGGAGATCGCCGTCGGCATCAGCGAGATACGCAGCCCCACGGCAACTGGCGGGCGCGGCCTGGTGGACTACTACGCCTGA
- the fliL gene encoding flagellar basal body-associated protein FliL, whose amino-acid sequence MAKKEAKADAGGDEKPAGKSKLKLIILLTVVLLVVVGASVGATWFLLGRGGDAKKDDKKDEAAAEHVAPVKQIALYEPLAPAFVVNFNQNGHQRYMQVTVALMGRDKAEMDALKEHMPVVRNKLVMLFSSQTFDTLVTPVGKEMLRQQATATIQEVAKAQTGKVAVEQVLFTNFVLQ is encoded by the coding sequence ATGGCGAAGAAAGAAGCGAAGGCGGATGCGGGCGGCGATGAAAAGCCCGCCGGCAAGAGCAAGCTCAAACTGATCATCCTGCTGACCGTGGTGCTGCTGGTGGTCGTGGGCGCCTCGGTCGGCGCGACCTGGTTCCTGCTGGGCCGCGGTGGCGACGCCAAGAAGGATGACAAGAAGGACGAGGCCGCCGCCGAGCACGTTGCTCCGGTCAAGCAGATCGCCTTGTACGAGCCCCTGGCTCCGGCCTTCGTGGTCAACTTCAACCAGAACGGCCACCAGCGCTACATGCAGGTCACCGTGGCCCTGATGGGCCGCGACAAGGCCGAGATGGATGCGCTCAAGGAGCACATGCCGGTGGTGCGCAACAAGCTGGTGATGCTCTTCTCCAGCCAGACCTTCGACACCCTGGTCACCCCGGTGGGCAAGGAGATGCTGCGCCAGCAGGCCACCGCCACCATCCAGGAAGTGGCCAAGGCGCAAACCGGCAAGGTGGCGGTCGAGCAAGTGCTGTTCACCAATTTCGTATTGCAGTAG